From Drosophila suzukii chromosome 2R, CBGP_Dsuzu_IsoJpt1.0, whole genome shotgun sequence, a single genomic window includes:
- the LOC108008605 gene encoding transmembrane protein 223 yields MSNLLNFALRQGVNSIKRLSLQSFRLTVPAIVTKTPVSSTIKRFSSQTAPFDVSTTVPKDIILFKYENPRFYTMLNFFGICQFVFWTYLSHFAFTTLKDAPVVEKPGEDLKWFQRINLGENKYRNGITACSFLIGYGILFAVWMFTLRSVRFLILRKGGQSVSFVTYGPFNRNRIMTVPLKCVSAEESRNLARVQLPIKVKGKTLYYVLDMRGEFRNPQLFDYTAGLKRRI; encoded by the exons ATGAGCAACCTGCTGAATTTTGCTCTGCGCCAGGGCGTCAATTCCATTAAGCGGCTTAGTCTTCAGAGTTTCAGGCTGACAGTGCCGGCTATTGTTACCAAGACGCCGGTTAGTTCCACGATAAAGAGGTTCTCTTCCCAAACTGCCCCCTTCGATGTGAGCACCACGGTACCCAAGGATATAATACTCTTTAAATATGAGAACCCACGATTCTACACTATGTTAAACTTTTTCGGGATCTGTCAGTTTGTTTTCTGGACATATCTCTCACATTTCGCCTTTACGACGCTTAAAGATGCCCCCGTGGTTGAGAAACCCGGAGAGGATTTAAAGTGGTTCCAGCGCATTAATCTGGGCGAAAATAAGTACAGAAACGGCATCACAGCCTGTAGTTTCCTAATAG GATATGGCATTCTGTTTGCTGTCTGGATGTTTACCCTTCGCTCGGTGCGGTTTCTCATCTTAAGGAAGGGAGGTCAAAGTGTTTCCTTTGTCACCTACGGACCTTTCAACCGGAATCGTATTATGACAGTGCCTTTAAAGTGTGTTTCCGCCGAAGAGTCCCGAAACTTGGCCAGGGTGCAACTACCCATCAAGGTCAAGGGCAAGACCCTGTACTACGTTTTGGATATGCGCGGCGAGTTCCGGAATCCCCAACTGTTTGACTACACGGCGGGTTTGAAGCGCCGCATTTAA
- the mms4 gene encoding crossover junction endonuclease EME1 has product MSNKVDKLHKQALREQQKRIKPGECMKYVRMIIDAGFMGIPMGQEMLQQLNSTDLKYEIKSLPVSHCILWERNVGQQTIALGSSPTGLDEAWKRENQVVQWLSESSFQKAVKDQSLVCLGPRLQASFPDCQYTIALPKLRHSKQGSSANQDALIEMQLLQELHIEQLNKPESQEFLALLQRYTKAIAEAPYKKQRNETLGGFKKYLANDKKQCVKVDQGNGYGRLWQQHLNRLPMVTLEVAESIIAQYPCPKKLIDHFASDPTAVQTLADMKIKRCNGPQPLHTERRIGNVLSNKLYTLYNSKDPNTLI; this is encoded by the coding sequence ATGTCGAATAAAGTGGATAAACTGCACAAACAGGCTTTACGAGAGCAACAGAAGCGAATTAAACCAGGAGAATGCATGAAGTATGTGCGTATGATTATAGATGCCGGATTTATGGGCATTCCCATGGGTCAGGAGATGCTACAACAATTAAATTCCACGGATTTGAAGTACGAAATCAAGAGCTTGCCGGTGAGCCACTGCATTCTGTGGGAACGCAATGTGGGCCAGCAGACTATTGCACTGGGAAGCAGCCCCACTGGCTTGGATGAAGCCTGGAAACGGGAGAACCAAGTGGTCCAGTGGCTATCCGAATCCAGTTTCCAAAAGGCTGTTAAGGATCAGAGTCTTGTTTGCCTGGGACCCAGGTTACAGGCCTCTTTTCCGGATTGCCAGTACACAATAGCCTTACCAAAACTTCGTCACAGCAAACAAGGCAGTTCAGCAAACCAGGATGCTTTGATAGAGATGCAGTTGCTCCAGGAACTCCACATAGAGCAGTTAAATAAACCCGAAAGCCAGGAGTTCTTGGCCCTACTTCAGCGATATACAAAAGCCATAGCTGAAGCTCCCTATAAAAAACAACGCAACGAAACGCTAGGTGGTTTCAAAAAGTACCTGGCCAACGACAAAAAGCAATGCGTCAAAGTGGATCAGGGAAATGGTTATGGACGTCTCTGGCAGCAGCACCTGAATCGATTACCCATGGTCACGCTGGAGGTGGCCGAATCAATTATAGCCCAGTATCCCTGTCCAAAGAAACTCATTGATCACTTCGCCAGTGATCCCACGGCTGTTCAAACTCTCGCCGATATGAAGATCAAGCGATGCAATGGACCTCAGCCTCTTCACACCGAAAGACGCATCGGAAATGTTCTCAGTAATAAGCTGTATACGTTGTACAATTCTAAGGATCCCAACACTCTGATCTAG
- the LOC108008445 gene encoding transmembrane protein 170A, translating to MFSDDTDELDTIADVMGLRSQARLNTFREMWYHVFLWALFSSIFIHTCAALVAFVTLRKHKFGRFFSILILVMGFLSPASSGIISSAVIAFVHRASSLPMSPIYAMIWGLGQTIVSACLGFTRILATL from the coding sequence ATGTTTTCCGACGACACCGATGAACTGGACACCATCGCCGATGTGATGGGTCTCCGGTCGCAGGCGCGTCTCAATACCTTTCGCGAAATGTGGTACCATGTCTTTCTGTGGGCCCTGTTCTCTTCCATTTTCATCCACACCTGCGCCGCCCTGGTGGCCTTCGTCACACTGCGGAAACACAAGTTCGGGCGATTCTTCTCGATCCTGATCCTGGTCATGGGATTCCTGTCGCCTGCCTCGAGTGGCATCATCAGCAGTGCGGTCATTGCCTTCGTGCATCGCGCCTCCAGTCTGCCCATGTCGCCCATATACGCCATGATCTGGGGCCTTGGGCAGACCATCGTCTCCGCCTGCCTGGGATTCACTCGGATTCTGGCCACTCTTTAG
- the Nop10 gene encoding H/ACA ribonucleoprotein complex subunit 3 — protein sequence MYLMYTINENGDRVYTLKKRTEDGRPTLSAHPARFSPEDKYSRQRLTIKKRFGLLLTQKPEPIY from the exons ATGTATCTGATGTACACAATTAACGAGAACGGGGACCGTGTCTACACCCTGAAG AAACGCACTGAGGATGGTCGCCCCACTTTGTCTGCTCACCCAGCACGCTTTTCGCCGGAGGACAAGTACTCTCGCCAGAGGCTCACCATTAAGAAGCGCTTTGGACTGCTCCTCACCCAGAAACCAGAACCCATCTACTAA